One stretch of Lacimicrobium alkaliphilum DNA includes these proteins:
- a CDS encoding PilT/PilU family type 4a pilus ATPase, translated as MYMQPYLQQMVESDASDIFVTVGFPVSAKINGEITHLDENPLSAEDSLALVHSLMSDKQKQEFEQTKECNFAVAEEGIGRFRCSAFWQRDLAGMVVRRIVTQIPQVDSLGLPPVLKDIIMSKRGLVLFVGGTGTGKSTSLAALIGHRNRNSKGHILTIEDPIEFVHEHENCVVTQREVGIDTQSFDDALKSSLRQAPDVILIGEIRSMETMEYAMSFADTGHLCVATLHANNANQAIERIMHLAPKDQHDKLRFDLSLNIRAIVAQQLVPTADGKGRVAAIEILLNSPLIRDLIQRNEIGSLKEAMQKGKEAGMQTFDMALYELFKAGRITMDQALHHADSPNDLRLMIKLDKGDGPELGSLSNVSIDMD; from the coding sequence ATGTACATGCAACCCTATTTGCAGCAAATGGTGGAGAGCGACGCCTCAGATATTTTTGTCACTGTCGGTTTCCCGGTCAGTGCCAAAATCAACGGTGAAATCACCCACCTGGATGAAAACCCCCTCAGCGCTGAGGACTCTCTGGCGCTGGTGCACAGCCTGATGTCTGACAAACAGAAACAGGAGTTCGAGCAGACCAAAGAGTGCAACTTTGCGGTGGCGGAAGAAGGAATCGGTCGCTTTCGTTGCAGCGCATTCTGGCAGCGGGATCTGGCCGGTATGGTGGTGCGGCGTATCGTTACACAGATCCCGCAGGTGGATTCGCTGGGGCTACCGCCGGTGCTGAAAGATATTATTATGTCCAAGCGCGGCCTGGTCCTGTTTGTGGGGGGGACCGGTACAGGTAAATCCACCTCGCTGGCAGCCTTAATCGGCCATCGCAACCGCAATTCCAAAGGCCATATTCTGACCATCGAAGATCCCATTGAATTTGTCCATGAACATGAAAACTGCGTGGTCACTCAGCGGGAAGTGGGCATCGATACTCAGTCTTTCGACGATGCTCTGAAAAGCTCACTGCGCCAGGCACCGGATGTGATTCTGATCGGTGAGATCCGTTCCATGGAAACCATGGAATATGCCATGTCTTTTGCCGACACCGGCCATCTGTGTGTGGCCACCCTGCACGCCAACAATGCCAATCAGGCCATTGAGCGGATTATGCACCTGGCACCCAAAGATCAGCATGACAAACTGCGTTTTGATTTAAGTCTGAATATCCGTGCCATTGTTGCTCAGCAACTGGTGCCTACGGCCGATGGCAAGGGCAGGGTTGCGGCGATTGAGATCCTGCTTAATTCGCCGTTGATCCGGGATCTGATCCAGCGCAATGAAATAGGCAGTCTGAAAGAGGCCATGCAAAAAGGTAAAGAAGCCGGTATGCAGACCTTCGATATGGCCCTTTACGAGCTCTTTAAAGCAGGCCGTATTACCATGGATCAGGCACTGCACCATGCAGACTCGCCAAATGATTTGCGTCTGATGATTAAACTCGACAAGGGAGATGGTCCGGAGCTGGGATCCTTGTCGAATGTCTCTATTGATATGGACTGA